The Gracilimonas sp. genome includes a region encoding these proteins:
- a CDS encoding DUF6428 family protein — translation MNTSTFVTTLVNNTGKELQFSLPDSTVISGDLHITEIQHHSIDSVDCGGNEHSYNETVIQLWVNENSENTAEWTTDKALKIIELVGEKQAYRDEAELFIEFGDSKHPTIRYSIQDVKENSETLIMALSVKPTVCKPSLNREVKAGACC, via the coding sequence ATGAATACTTCAACTTTTGTAACCACTTTAGTAAACAACACAGGAAAAGAGCTGCAATTCAGTCTTCCAGACTCAACGGTGATTTCCGGTGATCTTCACATCACCGAAATACAACACCATTCGATAGATTCAGTAGATTGCGGTGGAAACGAGCACTCATACAATGAAACGGTAATTCAGCTTTGGGTGAATGAGAACTCTGAGAATACGGCTGAATGGACAACCGACAAGGCCCTGAAGATCATCGAGCTTGTGGGGGAAAAACAAGCATACCGAGATGAAGCCGAATTGTTTATCGAGTTCGGAGATTCTAAACATCCCACCATTCGATATTCTATACAGGATGTTAAAGAAAATTCGGAAACACTGATCATGGCATTGTCGGTAAAACCAACTGTATGCAAACCAAGTTTAAACAGAGAAGTGAAAGCGGGGGCTTGTTGTTAA
- a CDS encoding arsenite methyltransferase has translation MKTHQKSPKELKETVRKKYSQISEQAKDYNARSCCGAGGESTKVYNIMTDDYSELEGYNADADLGLGCGLPTQFAQIRKGNYVIDLGSGAGNDCFVARHEAGAEGKVLGIDFAEPMIAKARQNADKLGFNNVEFRYGDIEELPVSDDVADVVVSNCVLNLVPDKEKVFTEIHRVLKPGGHFSISDIVLEGDLPEALREDAEMYAGCVAGAIQKETYLGYIKEAGFEDITIQKEKPIEIPEDILSQYLAEHEMAEFNSGGTGIYSITVFARKAGEGKSEKKEAVTMLGNANANACEPGSGCC, from the coding sequence ATGAAAACACATCAAAAATCACCCAAAGAGCTAAAAGAAACGGTTCGGAAGAAATACAGCCAGATCAGCGAACAGGCTAAAGATTATAACGCTCGTTCCTGTTGTGGGGCAGGGGGAGAATCCACCAAGGTATATAACATCATGACAGATGATTACAGTGAATTGGAGGGCTATAATGCTGATGCAGATTTAGGTTTGGGTTGTGGGCTGCCAACTCAATTTGCTCAAATCAGGAAAGGGAACTATGTAATTGACCTGGGTTCCGGAGCCGGCAATGATTGTTTTGTAGCAAGGCATGAGGCCGGGGCAGAAGGAAAGGTGCTGGGCATTGACTTTGCAGAACCGATGATTGCTAAAGCACGGCAAAATGCAGACAAGCTTGGGTTTAATAATGTAGAATTTCGATATGGGGATATAGAAGAACTGCCGGTTTCTGATGATGTAGCCGATGTAGTGGTCAGCAACTGTGTATTGAACCTGGTTCCCGACAAAGAAAAAGTATTTACCGAAATTCACAGGGTGCTTAAACCCGGCGGACATTTCAGTATTTCTGATATTGTATTGGAGGGAGATCTCCCGGAAGCCCTTCGGGAAGATGCCGAAATGTATGCAGGGTGTGTAGCCGGCGCCATCCAAAAAGAAACCTATCTGGGCTATATCAAAGAAGCCGGATTTGAAGACATCACCATCCAGAAGGAAAAACCGATTGAGATTCCCGAGGATATTCTAAGTCAGTATTTAGCTGAGCATGAAATGGCCGAATTTAACTCAGGCGGAACTGGTATTTACAGCATCACTGTCTTTGCCCGTAAAGCCGGGGAAGGTAAATCAGAGAAAAAGGAAGCTGTGACGATGCTTGGAAATGCCAACGCTAATGCTTGCGAGCCCGGTTCGGGATGCTGCTAA
- a CDS encoding T9SS type A sorting domain-containing protein — protein sequence MKKVTLLIAALMIVPALAMAQTTVTVSSNITEDTEWTSDNEYLLDGMIFVTDGADLYIEAGTTVRGAAGQDLDASGLVITRGSRIFAEGTADSPIIFTAEDDANLTKDDVGEWGGIVILGRASTNNTVEATIEGVNEIESDPALVGYGGDNDMDNSGVLRYVSIRHTGINIGSSSGNEIQGLTLGAVGAGTTIEYVESFASGDDGYEWFGGTVNTKYLVSAFNNDDAFDWDQGFRGKGQFWFVIQDSDQAGRSAEMDGAGGDETGTPFAYPVISNATYVGPGVTSTPSGDPGQMLEFRDNTGALYTNSIFTDHPGNALRVEDVDGVDEFDSRARLEADSLNINNSVFFSFGTGNTLAEMATNDYEATMLNENGNSVTDPQLGGISRTDDAGLDPCPGNADVLEGAEIPNDAFFSNVAYKGAFGGNNWLAGWTALDQYGYLAAEGTAGMVTVSANITEDTYWTADNEYLLDGMIFVTNGADLYIEAGTTVRGAAGQDLDASGLVITRDSRIFAEGSPSNPIVFTAEEDANLTKDDVGEWGGVVILGRASTNNTVEATIEGVNEIESDPALVGYGGTDDMDDSGVLRYVSIRHTGINIGSSSGNEIQGLTLGGVGAGTTIEYVESFASGDDGYEWFGGTVNTRYLISAFNNDDAFDWDQGFRGKGQFWFVIQDSDQAGRSAEMDGAGGDETGTPFAYPVIANATYIGPGSSSTPSGDPGQMLEFRDNTGALYANSVFTDHPGNALRVEDVDGVDDFDSRARLEADSLNINNSFFFDFGTGSTIAEIATNDYEATMLNENGNSVTDPQLIGISRTTDGGLDPRPVPTSPVYGAAGSMGDSWFYSTNYVGAFDGTNWAAGWTALDAYGFLGDGVVTDTEEPVAEVPNAVSLNQNYPNPFNPTTQISFTLPQAQQVTLKVYDMLGREVATLANREMFSSGMNTLNFNASNLSSGLYIYRLTSGNVAITRKMTLIK from the coding sequence ATGAAAAAAGTAACGCTACTTATTGCAGCATTGATGATTGTTCCCGCTCTTGCGATGGCGCAAACAACAGTGACTGTCAGTTCTAACATAACGGAAGACACCGAATGGACTTCTGACAACGAATACCTGCTCGATGGTATGATCTTCGTAACCGACGGTGCAGATCTTTATATCGAAGCCGGAACTACAGTACGCGGAGCAGCAGGGCAAGACCTTGATGCTTCCGGACTGGTAATTACCCGTGGTTCCAGAATCTTCGCTGAAGGAACTGCTGATTCCCCAATTATCTTCACAGCAGAAGATGATGCCAACTTAACCAAAGATGATGTTGGTGAGTGGGGTGGTATTGTAATTCTTGGCCGTGCATCAACAAATAATACTGTTGAAGCGACTATCGAAGGTGTGAATGAAATCGAGTCTGATCCTGCTCTTGTAGGCTATGGTGGAGATAACGACATGGACAATTCGGGTGTTCTTCGTTATGTATCTATTCGTCACACAGGAATCAATATTGGTTCCAGTTCAGGTAATGAAATTCAAGGACTGACTTTAGGTGCAGTAGGTGCCGGTACTACCATCGAATACGTTGAGTCATTTGCCTCAGGTGATGACGGATACGAGTGGTTCGGTGGAACAGTAAATACCAAATATTTGGTGTCTGCTTTTAATAATGATGATGCCTTTGACTGGGACCAGGGCTTTCGTGGAAAAGGTCAGTTCTGGTTTGTGATTCAGGACAGTGATCAGGCCGGACGTTCTGCTGAAATGGACGGAGCCGGAGGAGATGAAACAGGTACTCCATTCGCCTATCCTGTTATCTCCAACGCGACCTATGTAGGACCTGGTGTTACTTCTACTCCATCCGGAGATCCGGGACAAATGCTTGAGTTCCGTGACAATACAGGTGCTCTTTATACTAACTCCATCTTTACCGACCACCCCGGTAACGCCCTTCGCGTGGAAGATGTGGATGGTGTTGATGAATTCGACTCAAGAGCTCGTCTCGAAGCAGATTCTTTGAACATCAATAATAGTGTATTCTTCAGTTTTGGTACAGGAAATACCCTGGCCGAGATGGCTACCAACGATTACGAAGCCACCATGCTGAATGAAAACGGCAATAGCGTTACAGATCCTCAGTTAGGGGGAATTAGCCGAACCGATGATGCAGGTTTAGACCCGTGTCCGGGCAATGCTGATGTTCTTGAGGGAGCAGAAATTCCAAATGATGCTTTCTTCAGTAATGTAGCTTACAAAGGTGCTTTTGGCGGTAACAACTGGTTAGCCGGATGGACTGCCCTGGATCAATACGGATACCTGGCAGCTGAAGGCACAGCTGGAATGGTAACGGTTTCAGCCAATATTACCGAAGATACATACTGGACTGCAGACAACGAATATCTTCTGGACGGGATGATTTTCGTAACCAACGGTGCTGATCTTTATATCGAAGCCGGAACCACCGTTCGCGGGGCAGCCGGTCAGGATCTTGATGCTTCCGGGTTAGTAATTACTCGCGATTCCAGAATTTTTGCTGAAGGTTCTCCAAGCAACCCTATTGTATTTACAGCTGAAGAGGATGCCAACTTAACAAAAGATGATGTTGGAGAATGGGGCGGTGTAGTAATTCTTGGCCGCGCTTCAACAAACAATACCGTTGAAGCTACTATCGAAGGTGTAAATGAGATTGAGTCTGATCCTGCACTGGTAGGATACGGTGGTACAGACGACATGGATGATTCCGGTGTACTTCGATATGTATCGATTCGACACACAGGAATCAACATTGGATCCAGTTCAGGTAATGAGATTCAGGGACTGACTTTAGGTGGAGTAGGTGCCGGTACAACTATCGAGTATGTTGAGTCATTTGCCTCAGGTGATGACGGATACGAGTGGTTCGGTGGAACAGTAAACACCCGTTACCTGATTTCCGCTTTCAACAATGATGACGCTTTTGACTGGGATCAGGGCTTCCGTGGAAAAGGACAATTCTGGTTTGTAATTCAGGATAGTGACCAAGCAGGTCGTTCAGCAGAAATGGATGGAGCTGGCGGAGATGAAACCGGTACGCCATTCGCCTACCCGGTAATTGCAAATGCTACCTATATTGGACCGGGTTCATCCTCAACACCATCCGGAGATCCGGGACAAATGCTGGAATTTCGTGATAACACCGGGGCTCTTTACGCCAACTCTGTATTTACCGACCACCCGGGCAATGCCCTTCGCGTAGAAGATGTAGATGGCGTAGATGACTTCGATTCACGTGCCCGACTGGAAGCAGACTCACTCAATATCAACAACAGCTTCTTCTTTGACTTCGGTACGGGTTCAACTATTGCTGAAATTGCTACCAACGATTACGAAGCTACCATGCTGAATGAAAACGGAAACTCAGTGACCGACCCACAACTGATTGGTATCAGCCGGACTACTGACGGAGGTTTGGATCCTCGTCCTGTTCCAACAAGCCCTGTTTACGGAGCAGCCGGATCGATGGGAGATAGCTGGTTCTACAGCACAAATTACGTTGGAGCCTTCGATGGTACTAACTGGGCAGCAGGATGGACTGCTCTGGACGCTTACGGCTTCCTGGGAGACGGCGTAGTTACGGATACAGAAGAACCGGTTGCCGAAGTGCCAAATGCGGTTTCTCTGAACCAGAACTATCCGAACCCATTCAACCCAACTACACAAATCAGCTTTACACTGCCACAAGCGCAGCAGGTAACACTGAAGGTGTATGACATGCTGGGACGTGAAGTGGCTACGCTTGCAAACAGAGAAATGTTCTCGTCAGGTATGAATACCCTGAACTTTAATGCAAGCAATCTCTCAAGTGGATTGTACATCTATCGCTTAACCAGTGGAAATGTGGCTATAACGCGTAAGATGACACTGATTAAGTAA
- a CDS encoding protein-tyrosine-phosphatase, producing MYSKLKEYIQKLESGYDSIPEQRKENLKKLSAYIKTKTENDQVAKLNYICTHNSRRSHLAQIWTAAAAHYYRIDNIETYSGGTEATAFNTRAVAAIERAGFIVDNPGGGNPRYQITFSEEAASLTCFSKKFDDNVNPDTSFAAVMTCSDADKNCPFVPGTEFRIAVTYRDPKESDGTDKEKETYDERCFQIAKEMFYMMSKV from the coding sequence ATGTATAGTAAACTGAAAGAATACATTCAAAAGCTGGAATCCGGTTACGATTCCATTCCTGAGCAAAGAAAGGAAAACCTGAAGAAACTGTCTGCTTATATCAAAACAAAGACAGAGAACGATCAGGTAGCTAAACTGAACTACATTTGTACGCATAACAGCCGGCGGAGTCACCTCGCCCAAATCTGGACTGCAGCGGCTGCGCATTATTATAGGATTGATAATATTGAAACCTATTCAGGTGGGACTGAAGCAACAGCCTTTAATACGAGGGCGGTGGCAGCTATTGAAAGAGCCGGATTCATAGTTGATAACCCCGGTGGTGGTAATCCCCGTTATCAGATCACATTTAGTGAAGAAGCAGCATCGCTTACCTGTTTCTCCAAGAAATTTGATGATAATGTCAACCCGGATACATCCTTTGCGGCTGTAATGACCTGCTCCGATGCGGATAAGAATTGCCCGTTTGTGCCCGGTACCGAATTCAGAATTGCTGTTACCTACCGTGATCCAAAAGAATCAGACGGCACCGATAAAGAGAAAGAAACCTATGATGAACGATGTTTTCAGATTGCTAAAGAGATGTTTTATATGATGAGCAAGGTCTAA
- a CDS encoding metalloregulator ArsR/SmtB family transcription factor yields MALTKAQLFDEKQVKAAEFAKALAHPARIAILEILAKRNTCICGDITEELPLAQSTVSQHLKALKSAGIIKGEIDGVRTCYCLDEDNVAELKNVMESLLKDLTTQNPNCC; encoded by the coding sequence ATGGCACTCACAAAAGCACAATTATTCGACGAAAAACAGGTGAAAGCTGCTGAGTTTGCAAAAGCTCTGGCTCATCCCGCACGTATAGCTATTCTTGAAATACTGGCAAAGCGAAATACCTGTATATGTGGAGATATCACCGAAGAGCTACCCCTGGCTCAATCCACCGTTTCCCAGCATTTGAAAGCATTGAAGTCTGCGGGAATTATAAAAGGTGAGATCGACGGAGTCCGAACCTGTTATTGCCTGGATGAAGATAATGTAGCTGAATTAAAAAACGTGATGGAATCATTGTTAAAAGATCTGACGACCCAGAACCCAAATTGCTGTTAA